One region of Pseudomonas sp. ABC1 genomic DNA includes:
- the glpE gene encoding thiosulfate sulfurtransferase GlpE: protein MTDFKRIAPEHAQALREQGAVVVDIRDPQSFANGRIRGSLHLDNHSLADFIANADLDQHLIVTCYHGNSSQSAAAYLVGQGFDKVYSLDGGFELWRSQYPQETEADID from the coding sequence ATGACCGACTTCAAACGTATCGCCCCCGAACACGCACAGGCACTGCGCGAGCAAGGCGCCGTGGTGGTGGATATCCGCGATCCGCAGAGTTTCGCCAACGGCCGCATCCGTGGCTCACTGCATCTGGACAACCATTCGCTGGCCGACTTCATCGCCAACGCCGACCTCGACCAGCACCTGATCGTCACCTGCTACCACGGTAACTCCAGCCAGAGCGCGGCGGCCTATCTGGTCGGCCAGGGCTTCGACAAGGTCTACAGCCTCGACGGCGGCTTCGAACTCTGGCGCAGCCAGTATCCTCAGGAAACCGAAGCAGACATCGACTGA
- a CDS encoding symmetrical bis(5'-nucleosyl)-tetraphosphatase, with translation MTTYAVGDLQGCLDPLKTLLDKVGFSASRDCLWVVGDMVNRGPKSLETLRFVRDLGSSGICVLGNHDLHLLAVAYGFGRLKRSDTLQPILDAPDRNDLIDFLRQQKLIHHDPQRNTAMVHAGIPPQWSLAKALLRAHEVELALRDDAMLLPFLDGMYGNLPDKWKKELHGIPRLRLITNYFTRMRFCKADGTLDLISKEGLDKAPEGFAPWFSHRNRKTRDNILIFGHWAALEGRCDEPNIRALDTGCVWGNCLTLLDLDSGTRHQCGCPKP, from the coding sequence TTGACCACCTATGCCGTCGGCGACCTGCAGGGTTGCCTCGATCCCCTCAAGACGTTGCTGGACAAGGTCGGCTTCAGCGCCTCCCGTGACTGCCTGTGGGTGGTCGGCGACATGGTCAACCGTGGCCCCAAGTCCCTGGAAACCCTGCGCTTCGTGCGCGACCTCGGCAGTTCCGGCATCTGCGTGCTCGGCAATCACGACCTGCACCTGCTGGCGGTCGCCTACGGCTTTGGCCGGCTCAAGCGTTCGGACACCCTGCAACCGATCCTCGACGCCCCGGATCGCAACGACCTGATCGACTTCCTGCGTCAGCAGAAGCTGATCCACCATGATCCGCAGCGCAACACGGCCATGGTGCATGCGGGCATTCCGCCGCAATGGTCACTGGCGAAGGCGCTGTTGCGCGCCCATGAAGTGGAACTCGCCCTGCGCGACGACGCCATGCTGTTGCCGTTCCTCGACGGCATGTACGGCAACCTGCCGGACAAGTGGAAGAAAGAGCTGCACGGCATCCCGAGGCTCCGGTTGATCACCAACTATTTCACCCGCATGCGCTTCTGCAAGGCCGACGGCACCCTCGACCTGATCAGCAAGGAAGGCCTGGACAAGGCACCGGAAGGCTTCGCCCCCTGGTTCAGCCACCGCAACCGCAAGACCCGCGACAACATCCTGATCTTCGGCCACTGGGCCGCCCTGGAAGGTCGCTGCGACGAGCCCAATATCCGCGCACTGGACACCGGCTGCGTCTGGGGCAACTGCCTGACCCTGCTCGACCTCGACAGCGGCACACGCCACCAGTGCGGATGCCCCAAACCCTAG
- the apaG gene encoding Co2+/Mg2+ efflux protein ApaG, translated as MNQTAYYQIDVSVSPHYLPEQSQPEQNRYAFTYTVTIENNGAIAAQLLSRHWVITDGDGQVQEVRGAGVIGEQPVIEPGESHVYSSGTLMSTEVGNMHGSYRMLAVDGHSFDAVIAPFRLAVPGVLH; from the coding sequence ATGAACCAGACCGCCTACTACCAGATCGACGTCAGCGTCAGCCCGCACTACTTGCCCGAGCAGTCGCAGCCGGAGCAGAACCGCTACGCCTTCACCTACACGGTCACCATCGAGAACAACGGCGCCATCGCCGCCCAGTTGCTGTCGCGCCACTGGGTCATCACCGATGGCGATGGCCAGGTGCAGGAAGTGCGTGGCGCCGGCGTGATCGGCGAACAACCCGTCATAGAACCAGGTGAAAGCCATGTCTACAGCAGCGGTACGCTGATGAGTACCGAGGTCGGCAACATGCATGGCAGCTACCGCATGCTCGCCGTCGACGGTCACAGCTTCGATGCCGTCATCGCCCCGTTCCGCCTCGCGGTGCCAGGAGTCCTGCATTGA
- the rsmA gene encoding 16S rRNA (adenine(1518)-N(6)/adenine(1519)-N(6))-dimethyltransferase RsmA translates to MSEHQHRARKRFGQNFLHDAGVIHRILRSIHAKPGERLVEIGPGQGALTEGLLGSGAQLDVVELDLDLIPILQGKFADNERFRLHQGDALKFDFNRLAPQPRELRIVGNLPYNISTPLIFHLLDNAPLIRDMHFMLQKEVVERMAAQPGGGDWGRLSIMVQYHCRVEHLFNVGPGAFNPAPKVDSAIVRLVPHDTLPHPAQDHRQLERVVREAFNQRRKTLRNTLKGLLDAQAIERAEVDGSLRPEQLDLAAFVRLSNQLSQGSA, encoded by the coding sequence ATGTCCGAACACCAACACCGCGCCCGCAAGCGCTTTGGCCAGAACTTCCTGCACGATGCGGGCGTTATTCATCGCATATTGCGCTCGATCCATGCCAAGCCTGGTGAACGCCTGGTGGAAATCGGCCCTGGGCAAGGCGCACTGACCGAGGGTCTGCTGGGCAGCGGCGCACAACTGGACGTGGTCGAGCTCGATCTCGACCTGATTCCGATCCTGCAAGGGAAGTTCGCCGACAACGAGCGCTTCCGGCTGCACCAGGGCGACGCGCTCAAATTCGATTTCAATCGGCTCGCACCCCAGCCCCGCGAACTGCGCATCGTCGGCAACCTGCCCTACAACATCTCCACCCCGCTGATCTTCCACCTGCTCGACAATGCCCCTCTGATCCGCGACATGCATTTCATGCTGCAGAAGGAAGTGGTCGAACGCATGGCCGCGCAGCCCGGCGGCGGCGACTGGGGGCGGCTGTCGATCATGGTGCAATACCATTGCCGCGTGGAGCATCTGTTCAACGTCGGCCCTGGCGCCTTCAACCCAGCACCCAAGGTGGATTCGGCCATCGTGCGCCTGGTCCCCCACGACACCCTGCCCCACCCGGCTCAGGATCACCGGCAACTGGAGCGCGTCGTGCGCGAAGCCTTCAACCAGCGCCGCAAGACACTGCGCAACACGCTGAAAGGCCTGCTGGACGCCCAGGCCATCGAGCGCGCGGAAGTCGATGGCAGCCTGCGACCCGAGCAACTCGACCTGGCCGCGTTCGTTCGCCTGTCCAACCAACTGAGCCAGGGCAGCGCATGA